The Gemmatimonadaceae bacterium DNA segment AGACGTTTACCAGTAGAGGTATTTATGACCCGCTCCGCACCCACCACACTCGGCTTCCACCACATCACGCTCGTCGCCTCCGACGCGCGCCGAACCCTCGCGTTCTACCACGAGGTCCTCGGACTCCAGCTGGTGAAGCAGACGGTCAACTTCGACGACCCGTCGTCGTACCACCTGTACTTCGGCAACGCCGAGGGCGCGCCGGGCACGCTGGTGACCTTCTTCGAATGGCCGCAGGCCCCGCGCGGACGCTTCGGCGTCGGCGGCGTGCATCACCTGGCCTTCTCGACGCCGACCTACGAGACGCTGCTGAAGTGGAAGCGCCGGCTGCAGGACCTGGGACTCGCAGTCTCGGGCCCGATGCCCCGCGGCTACTTCACCTCGCTGTACTTCCGCGATCCGGATGGACAGGTGCTGGAGATCGCCACGGCCGGCCCGGGCTACGACATCGACGAACCGATGTCGGAGTTGGGCCAGCGAGTACTCGGCCAGCAGCCGCATCAGCTGCCGGGCACGCGCGACGACGCGGCGATCGCACGCACGACGCATCCGGAGCCGGTGCCGACGATCACGCCCGATATGGCACTCACGGGCCTGCACCACATCACGGGAATGACGGACGACATCGAGCGCACTAGCGACTTCTATGAGGAAGCACTCGGACTTCGTCTAGTGAAGAAGACGATCAACCAGGACGATCCGGACACGCCGCACTGGCTCTGGGCCAACTACGACGGCACGCGCGTGCTGCCCGGTAGCTCGTGGACACTGTTCGGCTGGAATCCGCGTTCACCTCACGCACGCAACGGCGTCGGCCAGACGCATCACGTCGCCTTCCGCGCGAAGGATGACGACGAGCAACTGGCCTGGCGCGATCACCTCACTTCGATCGGGCTGCAAGTCTCGCCCGTGATGGATAGGCAGTACTTCAAGAGCATCTACTTCCAGGCGCCAGACGGGCAGTTGCTGGAGATCGCGACGGATGGGCCAGGATTCGCGGTGGATGAAGCTGTACTCGGCGCGGAGCTCAAGCTTCCGCCGTGGCTCGAATCCGAGAGAACGCAGATCGCGGAAGCTCTCGGGCCGCTCAAGTAGAGGACGGAAGACGGATGACGGATGCTCACTGCACCAACGCGCGGTACTCGCATCCGTCCTCCGTCATCCGTCCCAAACCAACCCTCACCAACACTCGGTACCCAACTATGATCTGGAACCTCGACGCTTCCCACACGAACCTTGATTTCGCCGTCAAGCATATGGCGATCTCCACCGTCCGCGGCTCGTTCAACGTCTTCTCCGCCACCGGCGAGACGAACGATGCCGGTATGCCCACCAAGCTCTCGATGAAAATCGATGCGGCGTCGGTGTCCACGAACAACGAACAGCGCGACGGCCACCTGAAGTCGGCGGACTTCTTCGACGTCGCCAATCACCCGACGATCACCTTCGTCGCGACGAAGATCGCCGGCACGCCAGCCGAGCTGACGATCACCGGCGACCTCACCATCCGCGGCGTCACCAAGAGCGTCGTGCTCACCGGCGAACTCTCCGGCGAGGCGAAGGATCCCTGGGGCCAGCCGCGCCGCTCGCTCGAGGTCTCGGGCAAGATCAAGCGCTCGGAGTGGGGCCTCACCTGGAACCAGGCGCTGGAGATGGGCGGCGTGCTGGTCTCCGACGAAGTGAAGCTCAGCCTCTCGGCGCAGGCGGTGGCCGCGGAGCCGGAAGGCGCGGAGACGGCTACGGCGTAAGGCAGGCAACACAAGGATTGCCCCCGCACCTTTCGCCGCGGCGACGGGCCCGGACACCGCTATGGTGTCCGGGCCCGACTCGCTTTCAGCAGAAGCAGCATTGTATTACATTGTCTTACGTGAAGACCTCGACCGTGACCATCCGCCTGGACGCCAAGTTGGAACGCGAGCTCACGCGCCTGGCCAAGAAGCTTGGCCGTAGCCGCAGCGATCTCGTCCGCGACGCACTACGCCGGCAGCTCGCACTGGCGCGCTTCGAGCAGGCCCGCCGGGCGCTGCTCCCGCTCGCGGAAGCCCAGGGAATCGTCACGGATGAGGATGTCTTCGCCGATCTCCGGTGAA contains these protein-coding regions:
- a CDS encoding YceI family protein; this translates as MIWNLDASHTNLDFAVKHMAISTVRGSFNVFSATGETNDAGMPTKLSMKIDAASVSTNNEQRDGHLKSADFFDVANHPTITFVATKIAGTPAELTITGDLTIRGVTKSVVLTGELSGEAKDPWGQPRRSLEVSGKIKRSEWGLTWNQALEMGGVLVSDEVKLSLSAQAVAAEPEGAETATA
- a CDS encoding VOC family protein, with amino-acid sequence MTRSAPTTLGFHHITLVASDARRTLAFYHEVLGLQLVKQTVNFDDPSSYHLYFGNAEGAPGTLVTFFEWPQAPRGRFGVGGVHHLAFSTPTYETLLKWKRRLQDLGLAVSGPMPRGYFTSLYFRDPDGQVLEIATAGPGYDIDEPMSELGQRVLGQQPHQLPGTRDDAAIARTTHPEPVPTITPDMALTGLHHITGMTDDIERTSDFYEEALGLRLVKKTINQDDPDTPHWLWANYDGTRVLPGSSWTLFGWNPRSPHARNGVGQTHHVAFRAKDDDEQLAWRDHLTSIGLQVSPVMDRQYFKSIYFQAPDGQLLEIATDGPGFAVDEAVLGAELKLPPWLESERTQIAEALGPLK
- a CDS encoding ribbon-helix-helix protein, CopG family; translated protein: MKTSTVTIRLDAKLERELTRLAKKLGRSRSDLVRDALRRQLALARFEQARRALLPLAEAQGIVTDEDVFADLR